ACGGTAAGTCTGTGACAACCGACATGACCATTCCTGTTTTTAAGACACTTTTCGCTCCTTCTGCCTTTTGTGTCAGTGGGCTACAGAGTTTGTGAAACAATCAGGGTGGGAAGGACTCACACACTGAATCCCCTGACCCACCCACTCTCCTTTCTGGGGTTCCCTGGGGTTTCTCGCacgagcgccccctggtggagaGAGACGGCAGCCCCTTCCCCCCTGAGACAGACCCCTGCCTGGTCCTCCATCAGCGTCCTCATCCTTCCCCTGGGAgttagaggggagggaaggggctgaaaTATCCgagcagagaggctgagaggcCAATCCGGGTCACTCACTTGGTAGGTACGGGATGTTTGTCCACCCTGCAGGGAACAAACTTGGGGTCAGTGACATGGGTAATGCAGAGACCCCAGGATGCGTGGGCCGGGGATCGTCACTTACTGAGTTCGTCCTGCAGCTTCTCTGGAAataagcaggaaaagaaagtccTTTAAAGGGGATCGAATAGGGGACCTTTGTGGTGGGTgcggggtggggccgggaggtGGCGACCACCAGCAGCGGGGCCTCACCTTTGGCGCCTCGCTCCCGCTGCTCCTTGGCCTGAGCTGCTGCTTTCTCCgcctgagctgcttctttctccgcCTGAGCTGCTGCTTTCTCCGCttgagctgcttctttctccactcgctccctctccttctcctgggaCAGGGCCTGGATCTTCTTCTGCTGTCGCCACAGGAAGTACCCCGCCCCCGCCAGGAGCCCCAGCAGAGTCGGCAGGGTCACGCCCAGGGCCACCACCCAGGGCTGCGCGTTCCGGAAGTAGGGGCCTGCGAAGGGTGAGCCTCAGCTGATCGCCACCCTGGGTCTCAGAGCATCTGGGGACTGAAAACAATCGTTCTCTCCCCGAAGTGCCCAGAACTTTCACTGGCATGTAAAACCGTTGTCTTGAAGGAACTGCCTCTCACAagggaatattttgaatataaaagaacatatacaaaGTCATTGGActctctccactgctcctccctctgccctttatTAGCTTCTTCTGAGTCAGTTTATGTAGTGATTAAAAATGTGAACCTtggggctggaggacctgggttcaaattcaggATCTTCTGCctgactagctctgtgaccttgaactaatgaCTTAACCACCTGTTCCTGCTGTCCTGTTCAGTAAGAGGATTAAATTAATGCttacacagtgcctgacacatagtgagtgccatgaaacttttattaaattttaaaaacatagatatacttttaatttatctTGTTTACACTGACAACAGCACTGTTTACCAGCGGGTCCACAGGtggttccctctgctcccccgggTCTGGGCGACCTTCCCGCCTCAGCACAGGGAGCAGGTCTGTGTCTGCTCTCACAGGGCAGCGCCCCCTGCACACACGGCCCCTCGGGGGCACTTGCACCGTCTCTGACTCTTAGTTATTATAAttaatgataaaggaaataaCCTTTTATATGAGTCACTACACACAAATGTGAGCTGATCTGTCAGGTAaagtcccagaagtggggtctTGTACAACTGAATAACTAGTCTGGACAAGGTGGCTCTGGTGTCCCCAGGGGCAGTTGTGCTTATTGACACAGACCTCTCAGAGTCACTGTCTCCCCAAAATTCCACCATCAGAATGTGTCACCATCACCTCGTTTTTCCTTTCTTGCCAGTCTCACAGGTGGGAATCACCTCCCTAATCAGGGAGATCAGACACCTTTTCCTGAGTCATTTCCTGTTCTGTGAACTGACACTTCCTGTTCTTTGCTCATTGCTCTACTTGGTACTTTTGGATTTTGAGGAGATCAGCCCTTTTTCTAAGATTTGCTTTGTacatattttcccccttttctcatAACTTTGCTGATCTTGACCCTTTGCCCCCAGTTCCCATCCCCTGGCACCGTGTGTGGCCGCAGGAAGTGCTCAGAAGGTGTCTGTGACACAAACAGCTTcatggggaaggagcagcaggtccctgctctgtcccttctgtCCCCTGCACAGACCCAGGTCAGCAGCAGACAACCACACCTTCCCCAGGGgccacccaggagcccagggcagtgggcagggcactcacctgggaTGGAAAGCCtggctgacctctcctggcccagcagggggtttctaatgacacaggagaccccctccccagagctgtcctccaggatcacagaggctgaggctgcatagaggccctgggggtctgcagcctCTGTGGCCACCTCAGCAGACAAGCTGTGTCCGCTGGCGTCTctccactggatctggggctgcgggtaccagccggCAGACGTGCACTCCACACGGATCCCTCCAGCCTCGTAGCCCTTCATGTCAACGTGGGGGtcagagcccagcgctggggAGGAACAGTGAGTCTGAATCCTGGGGAGCCCTCTGCACTGGTGGGGGtctccacagcagggaggggcacacGCACCCTGGATGAGCCCAGCAGGGATTCACAGGAGCTGTCCCCAGAGTGTGCTGTGCAGGAGAGACTGACCCACCGTGTGACCACGGCCTGACCACCGCTGGACCCTCCTGCTGGATCCAGGGGGAtctgggccagagcagaggtTGTTTCCCCTAAATCCCCTCAGAGACTGctggaccctcccctcccccatggcccAGACACGCTGGTTCCTGGaacagcccctcaccccaccctagACAAGCATATAAGTTCTCCCTTAGTTGAAGCAGGTCTCACCCCAGTGCCCCATCCTTCCTGTCTGTCCTGTGTGAGCCTCTGCCCTGCCATGTGGGGGAAGGAGCTGCACTTGTCTTGCTGCTTCCCGAGCTGTGTGCTACATGTATGTCCCCGTGTGAAACTCTTGCTCTAATTAATGCTGCAGGTGTCAGCCTCCACTGTGGGAAGTTTCTATCACATGACTGTGGAGAGGGGaacacttctccacagaggagcGCTGACCCAGGCAGGAACTGTGGGTTTTTCCTACTGACACTGAATCCCTAAACacaaggggagcagggagggagccccTTACAGATCTGAGAGGACAGAGTCCTGTGGGAAGGACTCTCTTCAAAGGACCTGTGATATACAGGGAGGGACAGTATCTGGCTCAGTAGGCCCTGCAGGAACAAAGCCAGTACCTCCCAACATCCATCCCCTGCTGGGCTCCCCAGTGACCCACCAGGCAGAAGCCCAGGGCGGGGCTGTGTCCTGAGAAGGTGAAGTGCAGCCCTGACCCCCGGACACGAGCACTTTCACAGGGCAGCACCTCAGAGAAGGTCACTCTGTCACTGGGACGGGGCAGGACAAAGTCAAGACCACTCAGCAGTCGGTCTgagcacagaggaagcaggaaCAGTGTGCAGACCTCAGCAGTGACCACTCTCCCCTGTCCTGGCTGGGAGTGACCCATGACACCCCTGCACCTTCCTGACAGcacccagcccagagcagagccctgctTCCACACCCCCCCAAGTCCCCTGACAGCCCAGAGGTCACACCGAGTCCTCCCTGGCACCCCCTCTCTGAGACaccccagtttcctcccctgtagacccccctccctgctccagggaTGGACACAACCTGTTCAACTGCACGTGTGTCCCGGGGCCTTTGGTTGGATGGTGTGGGCACCACAGGTGCTGTCCCTGCAGCTCAGCACCCTGGACCTACAGCAACGGGCACCTGGCGGGCCCAGGGCCCCAGTCTGGGACACACTGAACCCAAACATCTGTGTGCCACCCACTGTGGggtgtctcctcctccttcccatccccgGCCTCCACTTCCCTGCTGAGACCTGGTGGGTGGCGTGAGGGACTCTTTACTGGATGCAGGAGGAGCCCTTCTTGGGGGACAACCTGGGTCTGTCTTGGAGCTcagaagagcagggagggaggcaggagggcaggtgctggtgaggagcTGAGACGGCTCTCATGTGGGCCTGGAACCTGTGCTCCTGACCCCACAGGAAACAAGCACAGATCAAACCTGAGGCTCACCTGCAACCTTCAGCTCCACCTGGGCTTTTGCATAGAAGTTTCCATGTTGGAAATAACACAGGTATGTTCCTCTGTCAGAGGCTCTGATGTCCCGAATCCGGAGAGCAGCCCTCCCCGCAGTGATGTCCTCTCTTAAAATCCAAGTTCTCCCTTGATACTCTGCTGCCGGCGTCTCCTCCTGCCCGTGTGCGTACGTGTGCACTACCTGCCTGGGGCTGGCTCGCTCCCACATCAGCTCCATGGTCTCAGCGCTAATCTTTGGGGATAGGTGACAGGGCAGCTCAGCGTCTTCACCTTCGATGGCCAGGATGGGTGCACGGGGTCCAACCACAGCAAACTGAGCTGGTCATCAGAAGGGGGGGCTCCgtcagagggagctggggccagaggaCCAGGGGCTGACCCAGCAGGGAGGGCGAGGGGAGAGACACCTAGACAGGAGCTCAGTCCTCACACAGGTGGGTCTGGATGGGtcttgcaggggtggggggatccAGGGTCCTGACTGGGCCCCAAGGTGAAGGCTTCAGGTGCAGAAACGCAGAGCAggtcctacctgagcaggggctgagcagctggaccacggcgaggcagacagggagggcaggcagacgGAGGACCAGGAGCCTCACCATCGTTCCCTGCTGGGCAGGTAGAAACACTAGCAGGGGGCTGGGTAGCAGTGACCACCTGTAAGCCTTAGATTCCATATGGAGAGGCTGCCTCCCAAGGGCCACCCCGACAGCCTCCTCTGCAAGTACCTGCTGGGGAGTCCCCTAACCTTGGATAgcaacatggaaacaacccatgAAACATCTAACCATTATGGATGTACCTTAACCTTCTCCATCAGGGAGTCTGGGGCTCTCCTGTGGTCAGAATCCGTCTATTTGCCCCGCACTTCCCTCCCACAGCCAGGTGTGGACCCCCAGCATCACCTTCTGCAGAAAGCAGGCCCCTCTGTCCCAGGTCCCGGAtcccactgctgccccctgcaggccatgCTCTGCACAGCAGCCAGGACGTCGTGACCCCTCACCatcctcctgctcagcccctcccaggggctccccTTCCATCCAGAGCAGGAGAGTCCTTTGCACCCTGTACTCTAAAAATTACGTGCATGttttgcaggatacaaaatcagaaACCTGCTGTACTTCTATACCCTACTGATGATTCATGTTAGGGAGAATCTTTATAAATCccatttacattttcatcaaaAAGCATAGAATACCTGGGAACAAATGTAAGGCAAGAGGTggcagacctgtgccctgacgaCTGGAAGACGATGAGGAGGGAACCTGGAGCGCGCACACATCAGTGGGAGGACACACACTGAGCTCGCGGGTGGAAggtttaacacacacacagagtgtgcTCAGGGCTACAGCAGCACACAGGTTCCAGCGAGGCCTGTGAAACACCAGGGCTCTTCTCCTCAGAAGTAGGACGACTAATCCTAAACTTGCTATGGACCCAgaaggaccccaaatagccaatgaatcttgagaaagaaggaagttggaGGTGTCACCCTGTCCGATAGCAACGTTCCAGCATGAACACAGACTCCAGTTCAACGGGACCGAGCAGAGCCCAGAAAGGAGCCCTCCCTTACGTGGTCAGTTACTCTGTGACGACGGAGGGAGGAGCATACAATGAGGCCAGGAGTCTCTCAAAACCATGGGAACACTGGACAGACATGGGAGAAGCAATGTACCTGGGTCATTCTCTTGTACCACCTGCCAGGAAAGGAAAGTGGATCAGAGATTTAAGGGAAACCTGAGACCAGAAAACCGGGAGAAAACACAGGCGGTGAGGACGCTGTGGCTCTGCTCGTAGTGACGTCCCTTTGGGTGAGTCTCCTCCGGCGAGGGCAAGGAAGGACGAACAGACAGATGGGACCGTGACCAACTAACAAGCGTTTGCACAGCACGGGAACCATCAACCAAAGGAAAGACGATTTACTAAATGAAGAAGGTATTTTccaataatacaatttaaaaagtactttaccctggctggtgtggctcagtgtgttgagtgcccgcctgcgatccaaaaggtcaccagttcgattcccagtcagggcacaggcctgggttctgtgccaggtccccagctggggccctgtgagaggcaaccgattggtgtttctcCTGAACTCcattgtctctctccttctctttctccctccttttcccctctctctacaaataagtaaatggaatcttgaaataaataaataaaataaaatgcagatagTGATTagacctactttttaaaaaagcacttcaTATGCAAAATGTATACAGAACTCATATAACTAAAcaccaataaaaacaaacagtctTGTTTAGAAAATGAGCAgtggacctgaacagacagttttCCAAAGAGTCAGTGCAGACGCATGGACTGGAACCCCCTCTGTGGTCAGACAGTGTGTGTGGACTCTTTCTCCAACTGTCCTGTATGCGGGGGGTTcagaattttctattttacaaataattttgtaatgAACCTATTTACATATAAATCTCTGTCTTCTAATCCTCACCCGGAGGcattttttcaatgctttttgagagagaagaaagagggggagagagtaGGAGATGAATAGAgaaagagagtgggggagagagaaacatcgattggttgcctctcataggctgCCTGACCCTCGGTTGGAACCCACTATCTAGgtttctgccctgaccaggaaccgaaccccCAGCTTTTGGTGTGTGAggccatgctccaaccaactaagccacagtggccagggttTTACCATAACATTTTAAGACACACACCTGGTAACCCAGTCACTCTTTTACCACTATCTCTGTAAATGATGACCTGCTAACTTATGTGACTCAGATAAACAGCCATTTTGCTTAAGAATTCCAGACGCTAACTTCAGAAGGAGCTCACTCCACCCTCAGACAttcagctctgggagatttgctgacctcgACCAGTCACCTGAACAGACTGTGCTGTTGGCACATTGTCCCCTCCATGCAGAACTCTCAGCACCCTCCTTTCCgtgtctttgttgtgtttttttctgttttccttccttctctctgtttaCAAAAACCCCTGCCTGTGTCCATTGTTCAGATGGTCTTTGTCAGGAGGGACCCCCGTCTTCTCCAGCTGTGGGCCCTTGAATGGACCTACTTGCCTCCCACCAGTCCCTGTCTCTCAGTTATTGGCTTatgagcagcaggcagctgaacctgggTTTGGTGTCAACCTCTCTCCTAGAAAGTCCTAGAACACATTCCCAGAGACCAGCAGGAGAGACTTAAGAGGCCTTGTTCCTCTCTGACCACAGGAAGTTCCCAGGGACGGGCAGGTGTCCAGCTTCCCCCTTCCCATTGTCTCCCTCCCACAGGTGTCCCAGTGCAGACCTTACCTGCCCTGCTCCATGCTCCCCCTGTGCCCTCACCTGCAGGCTCACAGCACCACACTCCTTCTCTGGCTGAGGGACACCCTGCAGGCTCCCCCAGGTTCTCACCCTCCTTCCTAAGGAGGCTTGTGGCCCTGGCCTTCACCAGTTCCCCGTCATTAACCCTTGAACTCTCAACTGAAAATCACAGAGCAAAGGTACTCCAGGGCTCTTTATTACAGGTGTGTCTATGATCTGATagaaagggtggggaaggagaaagggtgcTCAGCAAGGAGAACAGGCCAAAGTCCTTCTTTGAAAACCCTTGTTCTCTGATTGGCTCCGAGCCTTGTGTCTCATCAGTTGCTGGCAGAAACCAGTGAGCAAGGTTGGTGTGAACCAGGACCCGTGTTGGAGGGAGCAATGCAGACCAGCTCCAGCCCTGACTCCCACTCTTGGGTCTCTCTGTGTGCTCACCTGCGTGAATCAGtcctgggtgtgggtgtgtgtgagcaGTATCTCACTGTACACACCTGTTTCATGTCACTTGTGTCACAGTGTGTTTAGCAGAGGAACCAGGACagagcagcagagggcagtgtgggaggagaggagggtgcaggAATTACAGGGTCACTGTGGTCGTTGGCTAATGTCCCTGACAGCAGAGCCCAGTGCAGgtgtgacagagagagggcaGGCCCAGGCCACCTGTCCTGGCCCCTGTGACACTCAGGTCTCAGATCCACTCCCAGGCAGCACCGTGTTCAGGTTCCCACGGGCGGTGTGTCAGGGGCCGATGGGCAGGTTCCAGGTTTTCCAGGGAAGGTTCATGGGGGCGTTGCTGAGAAGGTCcatccaccctctgcccctcacctgaGCTGCACCTGGGTTTCAGGTGTGCTCACTTGTCCTCTGCTGCAGGACCTGTGTTCTCTGAGGTTGGACGGGAGAGACTGTGAGTGTGTCTGTCAGGGGACTTGGGGAGCAGCAGGGTCCACCTGCGGCCTGGGGCCTCCAGAGACACTGTTGCAATCGAGCTTCAAAGCAAATGCCCCGCATCTCAGAGGACTCTACTGACATCGTCTTTCCCCGCCTGTCAGTCTGCAGCGCGCTGGGCGCCGCTGGTCCAGCGGGCTCACCTGGGCCGGGCTGATGCCGCTGGACTCCAGGCTGCAGCTCCCATCGGGCCAGCTCCATCCCCGGGCCCAAGGCTACAGAACTCCTGCTGCACCTCCCCCCTCTTCTCACCTCTTCATCTGACCTTTCTCTCCTCagtgaggggaagagacaggACCCACCTTCCTGagggcggcaggggtgggggaacaggCCTGACGTGCAGAAGGTCTCAGCTCTCCAAACACACCCTGGGGTGTCAGACCCTGTTACTGGGGAGAACAGTGCAGACTCTCCTCAGTTAACAAGAGCACTGAGGTTGGGATGTGGCGGCACGCTGTCGTCCTCCTTCCAGTCATGTTCTCTCCACTGGACACGGGGGGATCCACAGACTGTTTGGGGACAAGTCACAGCTACAGGACATGGAAATGTCAGCCCCCACAGACAAGGTTTCACCGGGATGCAGACAACCCACTTGGACCAGGAGGAAAACAAAGTTCCCACAAAGtgctccctggccctggccctgccagaGCTGCGGCAGCACCAACGGGCAGCTGTAACCACGGCCCAGCAATGACCCCGACGTCTTTTACATCTGTTTCCAGATCTGAAGCTGAGCCACAAACCCAGCCACAAACTCAGTACCTGGTCAGGATAGCTCCTTCCTGCATCCGACAGGTTGCAAGAAGTCTTGCACAAACCCAGAATGCCCTgctttactgacatgtccccagATTTCAGTGCCACCCAGCATGCCTGAAGAGGAAACAGCCAGCCAACCTCCACCTGGATTGGTTAACCCCAGCACTTCTGTTCCCAGGGAGTGAAAACCCCTCACCCCACACggggccccagctcagggttctCATCCTCTGCAGAGGCTCAGTGAACCTGCCTTTGCTTTCATCAGTGTCCCTGGTCCGAATTCTTTTACAGCGGGAGACAAGGGCTGAAACTCAGGGTAACACAGTCATTGAGGACTGGGTCACAAGAGGGGCTGTGGCAGGAACCACGTGGTCCCCAAAGCCAAACATCTGTAATGTCCAGCccttaaatgaaaaagaagaaaaagaagaagcagcTCCAGGTCCCTAGTCCAGAGACAAGAATTTCCTTGTAGGTTATTGGTGCCCATTGTGGACAACAAAGGGGCCACTTTCTACCCCTGACAAGCACAGGGGAGGCTGCACGGTGAAACTGAGAACCTcagagactgacagtaaccacacgGAGTTACTGTGGGTAGTTCACTAGTTGttaataagaaagagagaaggaaattagACAGTCCGCTTATTGAACTGGGGAGTGTACGCTTGTTTCCCTCACCGGGAAGCCACAGCTTCTCCCCCGGAGAGCACAGCGTTGCTCCTGCGAGGGGACCAGcacctctccagcccctcctgcacCAGAGTgatgcagggagcagggagaggtgaCTGAGCAGAGAGGCTTGTCGGTCTGACTAGGGGGTGGACCCACTGAAAAGTCCGTGATATCCTGGGAAGTTGACTGTCTctattaggttttttaaaaaatatctttattgattgtTAAGGGGGAggatggcagagagagagggaactatccatgtgagacagaaacattgattggatgCCCCCCATAAGTACCCAATGGAGGATCAGACCCTCAACTAGggaggtgccctgactgggaatcaaccccaaaccttttggtgtgtgtggggacgatgctccaatcaaccGAGCCTCACCTGCCAGGACTGATCAGCTGTtgtgaaaaagcacctggtccgTCCCAAACTGGAGCTGATGTAATCCCAGGGAGAATGAAGCTCTCTCTGTGCCCCCCACTCATCCCGATTCATCACGTGAACCAGAAGGAGTTACCCAAAAACCAGGTCCTCACTGCACAGGAGCTCCTGGGATGAACACCTTCAGGTGAGGGGGTGTATGTGGAtctgtgtgtgagacagagagagagggagagaaagagagagagagagagagagacagagagagagagacagagacagagacagagagagacagagacagagaggaaggaggagaggatggAGAGACTGAGAGGCAGTGAACGTGATTCAGAGGCATCTCTTTCTCTCCAAAGACATGCGACACCACACACTGTGCTAGGGATCGTCAGTCTCCTCAGAAGACCTGTTTGCCAGCACACTGgtctccactcccagcccctggttCCTAcaccgcccccctccacccccacacaccaCCCTATTTATAAGCATCACCAATAGATTAGTGAGCCTTCAAGGTTCTTCTGGAAGGAGAAATAACAGGTCAGCCAATCTGAGGGACCCTGTCAAAGAGCCCTGCTGGTCTCCTGAGGAGAAGAGGACAGTTCACCAccatctctcctctctgtcctcaccAGAAAGATACCCTcactgtctccatttctgtgtatCCTGAGGCTCTGAACCCTTGGGGGGTGGGAGCTCAGAGTCCCAGGGAGGTGAGGAGCCACCCCCCTGCATACAACCGAACCTGTGCCATCCTGCAGGAAGAGGGGTTTCATGTCCGTGTTTGTAGAACAATGGGGGGGAACCCCAACTTTCTAGGCTGCATGCCCTGTAGACAGAGTAactgctggggaggcagagaggctggggcagCTGTAGCCACAGCAGAGggtgctggtggggagggggaggttggaACAAGAGCTCAGGGTTGCCCTGGGTGGCTGCTCAAAGCAGGGGtgagcctctctctccctccaactgCTGAGCACCAACCATCTCAGGCAGAGGCAAGTTAAATCATTGCCACCAACTGGTTTCACAAGCTGCCCCTGGAGAAGAGTCCGCTCTCACTGGGGGAGCTCTGACTCGGGTCAGAGGAAGACCAGGGTTGGAGGTGAGGGCTTCCAGGGAAGCAGCAGACAGGACACAGGGACAGTCCCTGGACGTGGGTTGATAATGAGAAGGGACAGGCAGTGACAAAATAAGGAAGAAGGGAATTCTCACACAGTAAATTCCCCAAGGAGAAATTGAAACCAGAATTATCTATTTATCTGGACTGTGAATTTTAAGATGCCTCTCGCTCTGTTTTACTCTCAAGACTCTGGGGCTGCAAGTGAAGAAGGCTCTGGAACAGATCAGTGACCTCAGTGACCTCACGGGGTGATTTGACCACAGACCCCTTACTGGGCAGGTCAGGGCGGGAGTGAGGCCACAGGCCAATACATCTTTGGTAAGAGGTTTTCTTCACTTTCAGCAAACCCTGTCCACTGCCCTCTGGCCCCTGGATTAACCTGCATTTGAGGGCCAGAGGTCACCCTGTTCCTCAGGCCCTGGGAGAGTGGCCGCCCTCCAAGGAGCTCGGGGTCttggtctctctccttcctccctcctccctggccccctcACATCCCCCTCAGTGCACACGCAGAGAGAAGCTGCCCACCCGCCATTCCCCAGAGCGGTCAGGTCCTCCCCCCATCACGACGGCAGTCAGCCTCAGATTAACTCTCATGAAAACTCTCTGCAGGATTCCACGTTCTCACATCAACAGACACGAGCATCCAGGCTTCTGTTAAGCCAGACGTAACAAACTGAACAATGGCACTAGCATTAATTTTGCTTCccaaagaagttatttttcacaaaacatgTTATTTACATTAGCATGTGATCAATTAAtctctatatttaaatatatataaataaatatgtcttcAAAGCTTTTTCAGTCCAATACAGTAAATACTGTCAGATGTGAGTGAATGAGCAAAACCTCTTCAGGGTGCTCAGTAATTCTCAAGTTTTTAACGCATCCTGAGAAGAAGAAGCTGCAAACTGCTGGGCTCCCCACTGACCCTGACCTTGAATGAACACGGTTCACACTCACCTGCTCAGCCAGGACCTTAAACCTGGGGCCATCCCCACTGACCCAGATTTTCTGCAGGGACACCTGAGCCAGGTCAGATCCAGGATGTCCTTGTCCATTATCCTTCTGTCCTTGCCTGTCATCCGTCTGCACCTGGAGCTCTGCTGCAAGGGCTGGACTCTAGGGGACTGTGGGGATGGCCCTTCTGGTACAGGACCCCTGGCTTTCATGGGGGGGCCACCACCCCAACAGCCTGGACCCTCCCAGCTCTCGGTCCCACTTCCTCCACCTCTGACCCCCAGTGGTGGCTCCTCACCCCCTCAGGTCCTGGTGCATCGTGCAGTCCTCACCCCAAGTCCACAGTGTCTGGTGTCACCTCAGGTCCCATGCTGACAGGTCACCCTGATGTCAGAGCAGCAGGCTGTCAGCCTGTCACTGTCCCACATTGTCCTTGGTGCGGAGCCACGTGCAAGCACTGGCTCCCCTGAGACTGGCCCCTGCCCCGAGGGGACAAGCTCACCAGCTGCTAGAGCAACAGCCTGagggggggatgggctgggactGAGGAGGGGTCCTGGGCCTGTGGGGCAGGTTCTCTGGTgtgcccagagggaggggccgagTCCTCTGGGTGCTGTGCTGTGTGAGCAGAGACGGCCGGGGCTTCTCTCCTGGGCTCTGAGACCAGGGCGCTGGCCTTGGTGGCTGCGGTGGGTCCC
This portion of the Phyllostomus discolor isolate MPI-MPIP mPhyDis1 chromosome 14, mPhyDis1.pri.v3, whole genome shotgun sequence genome encodes:
- the LOC118498105 gene encoding butyrophilin subfamily 3 member A3-like; this translates as MESKAYRWSLLPSPLLVFLPAQQGTMVRLLVLRLPALPVCLAVVQLLSPCSAQFAVVGPRAPILAIEGEDAELPCHLSPKISAETMELMWERASPRQVVHTYAHGQEETPAAEYQGRTWILREDITAGRAALRIRDIRASDRGTYLCYFQHGNFYAKAQVELKVAALGSDPHVDMKGYEAGGIRVECTSAGWYPQPQIQWRDASGHSLSAEVATEAADPQGLYAASASVILEDSSGEGVSCVIRNPLLGQERSARLSIPGPYFRNAQPWVVALGVTLPTLLGLLAGAGYFLWRQQKKIQALSQEKERERVEKEAAQAEKAAAQAEKEAAQAEKAAAQAKEQRERGAKEKLQDELRWTNIPYLPSEERSQVYAELKAAVFQPADVFLDPDTAHPRLHVFEDKRNLQWADIQHKVPENPERFVREYCVLGCKKFTSGRHFWEVEVGDRKEWRVGVCRENVMRKRGVEIAPENGFWTVELVLANDYVDVTYPESTLTDVNPPERVGVFLDYELGQVSFYNALNGSPIFTFPHTRFSGPLRPVFGIWTNEPTPLTICPAQKEVRRTLLPDPGPDPSLETPVSPGSAGGNGDSQAEETSMLLGAPPGAEGLLDS